One window of Saimiri boliviensis isolate mSaiBol1 chromosome 4, mSaiBol1.pri, whole genome shotgun sequence genomic DNA carries:
- the LOC101040088 gene encoding HLA class II histocompatibility antigen, DP alpha 1 chain, with the protein MRPEDRIFKIRAVILRALSLAFLLSLRGAGAIKADHVSIYVTFVQTQRPTGEYMFEFDEDEQFYVDLDKKETVWHLEEFGRAFSFDTQGALANIAIVKSNLNIMIQRSNHTQATNDPPEVTVFPKEPVELGQPNILICHIDKFFPPVLNVTWLCNGQPVTEGVAESLFLPGTDYSFHKFHYLTFVPSAEDVYDCRVEHWGLDQPLLKHWEAQEPIQMPETKETVLCALGLVLGLVGIIVGTILIIKSLRSGRDPRAQGPL; encoded by the exons ATGCGCCCTGAAGACAGAATATTCAAGATCAGAGCTGTGATCTTGAGAGCCCTCTCATTGGCTTTCCTCCTGAGTCTCCGAGGAGCTGGGGCCATCAAGG CGGACCATGTGTCAATTTATGTCACATTTGTACAGACGCAGAGACCAACAGGGGAGTATATGTTTGAGTTTGATGAGGATGAGCAGTTCTATGTGGATCTGGACAAGAAGGAGACCGTCTGGCATCTGGAGGAGTTTGGCCGAGCCTTTTCCTTTGATACTCAGGGCGCACTGGCTAACATTGCTATAGTGAAAAGCAACTTGAATATCATGATCCAGCGTTCCAACCACACTCAGGCCACCAATG ATCCCCCTGAGGTGACCGTGTTTCCCAAGGAGCCTGTGGAGCTGGGCCAGCCCAATATCCTCATCTGCCACATTGACAAGTTCTTCCCACCAGTGCTCAACGTCACGTGGCTGTGCAATGGGCAGCCAGTCACTGAGGGTGTCGCTGAGAGCCTCTTCCTGCCCGGAACAGATTACAGCTTCCACAAGTTCCATTACCTGACCTTTGTGCCCTCGGCTGAGGACGTCTATGACTGCAGGGTGGAGCACTGGGGCTTGGACCAGCCACTCCTCAAGCACTGGG AGGCCCAAGAGCCAATCCAGATGCCTGAGACGAAGGAGACTGTGCTCTGTGCCCTGGGCCTGGTACTGGGCCTAGTGGGCATCATCGTGGGCACTATCCTCATCATAAAATCTCTGCGTTCTGGCCGTGACCCCCGGGCCCAGGGGCCCCTGTGA